In Patagioenas fasciata isolate bPatFas1 chromosome 15, bPatFas1.hap1, whole genome shotgun sequence, the sequence GGACAACAGCCTGAGACAGGTTCTGGAGAGGGGAAACATGCTGAAGATGGGTGTGCTTTATTAACTTTGCCACGTTCTGCTACCATCCTACCACTGAATGCAGCTGTTCTGcataaggggaaaagaaaaagcctgTTCCTGTGTCAGTGAGACAGGAGGAGGGTGTGTTTTGCTCCTCCAGGTACACAGTCACTGAGACAGTTCCTCCTCCTTTGTAGAGACTGCTACTTTGGAAATGATTTGAGGAATATTCAAGCCAAAACAGGAGTAAAACTTTCCCTAATTGTCTGGGACTGAGTTAGTACAGACTTGTTGTCTCAATTTTTGCCCTCGCAAGCACAAAATAATGCAGCTGGAACAATGTTCTGTCCCTTAGCCTTTTGGTTTCTGCATATGGAGGTTGTCTTTCAGGTGTGTTTCCCTTTCATTTTACCTGCTATGAAATTTCCTGATTGCTCCTGATTTTCTTCCACCAGGGAATTCTCTTGGTGTATGACATCACTAATCGCTGGTCCTTCGATGGGATAGACCGATGGATAAAGGAAATAGATGAGGTAAGTTGAACAGAAGAACACATGCAGTGGTCTGTAGCAAAACTTTGGGGAGGTATCACCTGAGGTGCCACTTCTGCTGTGGGGACAAGAATGGCTCTGCTATGGAGAGGAAATGATGGCAGTCTGCTAATAAGCAAACCAAAGGGATAAGTGTCTGCCCTCCCCCTCTGTATAAATCTGCAGTAATAGCAAAGAGCTTGGGAATGGTCAAGGAAGATAGGAAGGTCCCCTCTAAAACGGACTGTGGAAGAGTTAAATTAGTCTTCCTCGTTATGTAGTAATACTGCTTGGCAGTCCCTCTCAGTCACAGAgcagtttctttctttccccttcacTGCTATTGCAACTAAGCAGAACACTGGGTGTTGGTTGCCCTTACTAAGGACAAACCACAACTTCtcaatttcttccctttttcaaGCATGCTCCAGGTGTCCCCCGAATCCTGGTGGGAAACAGGCTTCACCTCGCTTTCAAGCGGCAGGTGCCAACGGAGCAGGCCCGGGCTTATGCGGAGAAGAACTGCATGACGTTTTTTGAGGTCAGCCCCTTGTGCAACTTCAACGTCATAGAGTCCTTCACAGAGTTATCCCGTATCGTCCTCATGCGGCACGGCATGGAGAAGATCTGGAGACCCAACAGAGGTCAGTGGTGAGGAGGATGCTCAGTGCGGGGAGGGCATGAGAGCTGACTGGGCGGAAACGGCGGGGCAGGACTGACTGCCTAGGTGGGAGGTTTGTTTATTAGGAGCTGTGGGATCTGAAAGCACCTGACATGGAGAAATGCCTCTGGTCAGACAAGCTGAAACTGAACCACAACGCGCAGGAACCCAGCGGTGAGGGATGGGCAGCTCCAGAGGCAGTTCAGCATGTCTAGGATCTGAATTGCTCTGGGGCATCCTGCACCTCTCCACTTATTCTGAATGAGGCTGAGAGCAATTAAGCTCACAACTTGAAAGTACTTCAATCAAACGGCTGTGTGGGATGAATCGAAGCGTTAAGCAGTTCTGTCCTTACCCTTGCCTGAGCCTGTGTCTCCTGTTTGGGAGAAACCTGGAGGCAGAATGAGCCCACGGAGCTGAAAGGAACTAGATTGCATCTCTGCTGTCAGCGTGCAGCAGTGGGCTGGCTGGGCTGAAATGGAGGGGCAGGACTGACTGGCAGGGTATTCCATTTATCCAGGCACATGTGCTGCAGTGTGGCAGACTGAGCAGAGTCCACATTACATCTCACCCTGTTGTGTTTGAAGCAAAATAGTCTGAATTCTCATGTTCCTGGCTGGAGGTAGCAGTGTACCCCGCTGGCAGCCTGAGCAGCAGGAGATCTGTGCTCTGGGGGTGATGTGACTTTACATGGATCCTCAGCTCCTGCACACGAGGGAGGGAAAAATCCTGTTTGTCAGCCCCAGTCACCAACCTATCTGCCAGGGCTCCTGACCTGGCTGCCATCCTGCTGTCTCCATTTCACAGGGAGATGGAGAAGAGGAACAGGGCTGCATTCACAAACCTCTTCTGAACCTCTTCCCGGGGCAGGACTTGTACCTGCTGGCTGCCTGCCCGTGAGCAGCAGCAAGGCTTTGGCGGCTGGCTGAAGGGGAAAGCTTGCCCTCGTGTGGCCGCTTGCTGGGAAATCGCCTTCAAGCAGACTTCCCAGAGCAGGCCCACAGGAGGGACACTGAGCTAGGAGGGCGCTGGGAAGCCTGAAGGGGCAGAGCCGCCTTCTGACTTGGTGGGACCTTGGCTgctgcaggcactttgcagagaGCTGGCCCTGTGGCTTCTGCTCCCTGAGCAGGTCCCAGGTGCAACTGTCCTTCTCCAGGCCTTGCTGGCCCTGTTCTTCCTTCCCTGGACATGTCCTTCTGGTTGCCAGATGATGGCCTGAGAGGCCTGGCAGGAACATGAGCAGGGCGCTGCCAGTCCTGGGCACTGCACAGAGAGGAGGGGTGGCAGTGCTGAAGCTGCTGTTGCCATCAAAGCTGGTGTCTTGCAAAGCCTTAATCCCTGAAGGCAGAGCTTACTTGGGGTTTCCCAGACTTCTGTCTTAATTAGTCTGCTCCCTATTCAAGGCTCCTTTGCAGTTGTTGTTAGGAACTGTGCAGCATAAGGAATAGTTGTGGGGAGAAGGTAGCCTTTGAAATCTCCTGGCCCTTGACTGTCTGGTCTTTTCTCCCACCAGTGTTCAGCTTACAGGACCTGTGCTGCCGAGCCATCGTGTCCTGCACCCCAGTCCACCTCATCGACAAGCTGCCGTTGCCCGTCACCATCAAGAGTCACCTGAAATCCTTCTCGATGGCGAACGGGATGAACGCAGTGATGATGCACGGCCGCTCGTATTCCTTGGCCAGCAGTGGGGGtgggagcagcagcaaaggtAACAGCTTGAAGAGATCCAAATCAATTCGtcctccccagagccccccacagaACTGCTCGCGCAACAACTGCAAGATCTCTTAGCAGGATGGACACGCCGTGAGCTTCTAACGAATCCACACCCACCCACCGATGTACAGCTGTTTGCACACTGAACCCTTTTGGACTGGATCCTTTCGGATGGGCTGCGGTTGCTTTTTTCCAATGGCGAGCACAAGCGCTGGGAGCGTTCTCACATTTTGGCTTCTCATCCGAAGCGTGGTGCCGGCTGGGTCTCGCAGTGCTGGCGGGGAGAGGACTCTGCCAAGTGACCCTCCAAGAATGCTTTGGGCTTTGCCTCTCGGCCTGGGGtggaaaattcagcagctgctgggctggggaggggggaaggggaaaaaaagctcatccagtctcaATGGAGAAATGGATTTAATGGAAGATTGAGAGGCTTAAGGGAGTAGGCAAGGAGAGTCTGTGCTGCAACTTTAACTCTTGGACTCCTGAACAGATTGCTGGTGCAATAGTGATTATTggatgtagggaaaaaaaaagaagaaatggggACAGGGGCTAATGACAGTTTAATGACAGTTTTCACCAGGATGTGAACCTGCTGTtgccaaaaaaaagaaatcaaggcaAGAGTTGGCCAGTTAGCAAGGGGaagaaagcagcctgcttgctttcatttatttatgtaaatattatacatatatatatatatctcacttgttttttaagggtttttttaagaagCAGTCAGGGAAAATTTTATGCAGCCATGTAAATACAAGCACTGGATTAACTTTCCCAGTGTCAGCAAAAGGAGAAAAGTGGAGGATTTTCTGATGAAAATATCTAAATGCTTTAAGAGACTTTCAATCACCACCTGAGcttgtgctgggtttttttaaagtactaCATATGCAGAAGGAAAGAACAATTCATGTGTAACATACCCCAAGCTGCTTTATTCCAGTTATTCCCT encodes:
- the RAB40C gene encoding ras-related protein Rab-40C gives rise to the protein MRGRMGTQGSPVKSYDYLLKFLLVGDSDVGKGEILESLQDGASESPYAYSNGIDYKTTTILLDGRRVKLELWDTSGQGRFCTIFRSYSRGAQGILLVYDITNRWSFDGIDRWIKEIDEHAPGVPRILVGNRLHLAFKRQVPTEQARAYAEKNCMTFFEVSPLCNFNVIESFTELSRIVLMRHGMEKIWRPNRVFSLQDLCCRAIVSCTPVHLIDKLPLPVTIKSHLKSFSMANGMNAVMMHGRSYSLASSGGGSSSKGNSLKRSKSIRPPQSPPQNCSRNNCKIS